The following proteins are co-located in the Apium graveolens cultivar Ventura chromosome 5, ASM990537v1, whole genome shotgun sequence genome:
- the LOC141660242 gene encoding uncharacterized protein LOC141660242 — translation MLQQPPRPEPQLPPVVLVVTFKQFQSVKPPKFEGTVDPTKARAWLKEMEKAFALVKVELDLKKYFPRYMKNQMEIKFLELKEGNMSVTEYEAKFTELSRFVPEQVDMEEKRAKRFQQGLQSWIRSRVAVFKLTTYTTVVQNAMIIEGESVMSQKEKGPGNFQNRSNRKPGFQARTNMNFKRTGQGNQRTAGRKKVTYFQCGRKWHVARDCRGPAMTVSVPNVLALPPSPQYNQPIARTFNITMKETVQSHGV, via the exons atgttacaacaaccacctcgtcctgaacCTCAGCTACCACCAGTTGTGCTGGTTGTTACCTTTAAGCAATTTCAGTCAGTTAAGCCTCCAAAATTTGAGGGTACAGTAGATCCTACGAAAGCTAgggcttggttgaaagaaatggagaaagcgtttgCGCTTGTGAAAGTGG AATTAGATCTAAAGAAGTATTTTCCTCGctatatgaagaaccagatggaaataaagttcttggaacTAAAGGAAGGTAATATGTCGGTGACtgaatatgaagccaagtttactgaattgtcTAGGTTTGTTCCGGAGCAGGTTGATATGGAAGAGAAACgagctaagagattccaacaaggattacaGTCATGGATTCGTAGCCGAGTGGCGGTTTTCAAATTGACAACTTATACCACCGTGGTTCAAAATgccatgattattgaaggagaaagtgtAATGTCCCAAAAAGAAAAGGGGCCAGGAAATTTTCAGAACCGTTCCAataggaagccgggatttcaagcccggacaaatatgaattttaaaaggacTGGACAAGGCAACCAGAGaacag CGGGAAGAAAAAAAGTAACTTATTTCCAATGTGGAAGGAAATGGCATGTAGCCAGGGATTGCAGAGGACCAGCTATGACCGTTAGTGTTCCAAAcgtgttggcattacctccatcACCACAATATAATCAGCCCATAGCGAGAACTTTTAATATTACAATGAAAGAAACTGTGCAGAGTCATGGTGTGTGA